GTATTTcaggaaaatgatttttctcatCCGTAAGAGTCAGTGGAGTCTTTGGATTATTTGAAAGACTATTAAATTCAGCAATAGGCACATCTCTAACAGAGGTTCTCTCCCCTTGATTATTACTGTTGGTCTTCAAAGGCAAACACTgtactttccctttctcttcttttgaagtAGAATTACACTGACACTGGGGTACCCCTTCATACATCATAGACAGCCAACCCAGTGCACAGCAACGGACATCATCTTTCTCTGAGTCCACTATTGGAGAATCACGATTTTCTCCTTTTGCAGGTGTTTGGGGGTCACTCTGGTCACCTACTTCTGCAGGCTTTTCTTTTTGAGGTTCTGCCAATTTGTCTCCAACACAAGGTTGATCATCCTGTTCAGGaaataattctttcatttgcTCTGAGCTTAAAATTGTAATTTGTATTTGATCTGTTGAGTCTTTGGAGTCACAACTGGCATTATCACCAGTCTGATCTTCTGAGATCTGGTTGGTCATCTGTTGGCCCACAGAACCTTCATGTCTGTTTATGGCTTCAATGCCATAAGGAAACTCTCTTAACAGTTCTGACAGCTGATCATGTAGGTATAAGGCAGATGTCTTATTGTCGTCAATCTCATTTCTTGCAGGCTCTTGGGCAGTATAAGTGCTGGAGACATCAATTTCCTGAGGGTAAATATCCTGCTGACCAGCAGCTGAAGAACACATATTATCAACTGTGCTTTCTTTCTCCACGGTATGAGCCACATTGCTTTCCTCTAGAGCGCCTCTATTTGCTTCAGGATTATTAAAAGATGACGACTCCGGAAGCTGCTCTGACTTTGACAGATCAGTCATTTTAGCAGAAACATCTGTGTACAGTGCTGGcttatctttttgaaaatcaaagtCTTTATTTTCAGTGATGTTATTTATTTGCTCTATTTGTTCTCCATTACTAATCCCTTCCTGATTGGATAGAGGTTTTTGTGGCTCAACCTTTTTCACAGGTAGAGAGTTGAATATCTTTGCTATTTGGGAGTTGTAAGAGACATCACCTTCAACAAGAGAACAGATATTGTCAATCTGTAATATATCACTAGTGACAACACTATTATCTCCTGATTTATACAAGGTTTGTTTATCACTCACAAGAGAATAGATATCTGATTCTGATTTGTTATACTTTCCTTGACTGATGTTAGGTGTGTCTTGTGAATTACCATTAGTTGACTCATTATCCTTCTCCTTATGAGTTAGTGGGAAAATCTTGGTTGATGTTGTACTTGCTACTGGTCCATTAACATCAACTCTCAAAGTAGGACTTACTGTCGTATCTTCTGCCAATTGATTTTGTAAAGTACAAACACTGCCTTCTTTAATAACTGGATATACTGTTTCAGGTAAAGCTTCAGGTGCTATTCCTTTGACAGACAATGTTTTGACATCTGAAAGAACTAAGGGTGATACTACAGCAATCTGAAGTTCTGTTCCCTTTGTTATAGTTGTCCCTGAAGACTCGTAATTCTGCACTACCATTGACAAAGCTGTTTCTTGTGGGGGATTAACTATTTTATTCTGAGAATTTCCCACAACTGAACAAAGACTCTTAACAGAGATGTCTGCAGGCTTTGAAATTCCAACTgctgttctgtttgtttttgactCATTACACTGTTTTTCCTGTGTAGTTTCTGAAGGTTTCTTTTTCCATAGAGAAAGACATGTTGCCAGCAATTCCATGCAATAATCACTGTTACTTTTATCAGACATTCCTTTTGTTGAGGATTCATCCTCCATGCAATCCCAGCTGTCTGAAATCCTGGCAATTACATTAGAAGTACTTGACGTTTCTGTAGTTTTCAAGGTCAGTTGGTTACCAGTGATTTGAGCATTCAGATTCATTTCACAATTGTCTACTTTAGAATCCTGAATAGCTCTACTAtcatcttttaataatttcttctcAATATTATCTCCTTGTGTAAGCAAATTAAGAAGTagcctatttttatttaaaagttttgaagCATATTCCTCAAATGATGCAGATTGTGGAACAGATATTGTCTCACAAATTGCTGGCATATTTAGTTCAACTTGGACAGAATTTTCTGAAGAAAGTTCAGTGTTATTCAATGTTGCCTGGGTCGTCTCGACAGTTGACGTCTTTGAAGACGTCGGAACTTTCCAATCATGACACTGGGCTGACATTGGCAACTTTTCCGAACAGACAGAATTTAGCACAACAGAACTGGCTTGGTTAAACTTTCTGCAATTGATTTCTTGAATGTTGGAATTTAATGCACAGTGTGTTTTACTTGTTTCTGTAGATTCTGTTATTGTTGACGACTGTCCCCCTGCAATCTCTGGAATTACTGGGGTTATCTGTAGTCCAGACTGAATTTTAGCAGTTTGTTCTTTCAGGGACAATTCAGAATTTTGGGCTGGTTGATTATAAGAGGTATCACTCATTTTAATACAACCTGCTgccatcaaaatatttttattgattttaattttcctcGCAAGTtctgaaaatttccttttcatttctactAATGTTTTAATATCTCTCACTAGCTTTTCTTTTGTGACACTTGTATCCAAAACTTGATTCGAAGTTGGATTACAAGAATCCATTCTTTTCTCTTGATTATTTTGATTAAGAGTCTGAACAGCATCCACAGAAGATTTAACTGGTTCATTAAAAGGCTGTTTGACATTGGCATTTAGTTTCACATTACAGAAATTTCCAATTGTGCTGACATTTTCATTAGAGTTTTGCCACTGTTGTTGAAAGTCTCTGTTAGACTCTGTCCTTATTTCAGATGAGTGCATTTTTTGACTCTGAGGAACTTCCACAGACACATGTTTAAGAACATACGGAGCACTTTGCAAAGGCTGGCTTCTGTATCTACAGTcataaggaggaggaggaggacgagggaGTCTTTTATCAAGTTGAGTGGCATATTGCTGAGAGGGTACAGCTGAAGTCTCCTTTGACTGTAAAGTCAGGGCAGAATTTGGAAGCTGACTATTTTTAACATGTAATGATGTAGATGGCATAGGGTTTCGCTTCTGAATATTAGTATCTTGCAAAAGTTTTTGTGGTGCATAACAGTATTGCTTTGGAAGTGGTCTATAATCTGGATAACTCAGTCCATTAGATGCATATTGTTGTGTCCAGTCAACCTTTCGCTCTGAAAAAGATTGGTTAAGTCCCTGATTTCCTCGGTAAGTTATAGGAACTCTTAGAGAATTGGAAGGGATCATTTGCAGTCGCATAGAATTATAAGTTACAAGTTGACTCTGTGGTGCATGCATATTGGGTACATTAGTTGCAAAATCAGCTTGATGAGATACAGCTGCCCCTGTATGAGAAAGCACAGGATTTCTCATTGTTGAGTTCAACCATACATTTTGTGTAACTCCTGAAGATATTTGTAAATTGTGACTTAGTTGTTTGGGTCCTTTAACATTTCCAAATGTTATTCTTTCTAATGAAGTTTGTGAGTCCACAGCTGTCCCATTATTTATATTAGAAACAGGGATTGGTTGAGGACAATTTTGGATATTCAGCAGTGGCTGTGGCATTGGATTTGAATTATTGGGATACATGCATGCTTCTTGATTATTTCCAGGAGAGCCGAAAGAGTTGTGAGATGTTGTGGTAAATTGGTTTATTAAAGACTGCTGCAAAAAAGATGACTGGCTTTTAGGATACTGTGATGGTAATATAGCACTCTCTGGTTCTGCATTCCAATTCATTGTTGACTTGATACAGTAGCAGTGTATTAAAAGACAGTTGTTCTGAATGTCAGAAAtctgtaagaaagaaaaagatcttttATTAAAACACTGCTTTGCCTAgataaaatttctaagaaaattagTAGCTAACTGTATCAATCATAATTACTGAATCTTCAGACTAGTCAAGTCCCATCTTTAATTTAGGAAGAGGTATAGTAATGGGAGATGTAATAATATAAGGCAAATGTCAATGAAATTTCTGGACTATTTAACAGAAATTCATTCTACACAATACAGCTAGCATTTTATTTGTTACATTTAATGCATGGACTGtcccactagaaaaaaaaattttccttggggccatggtgttttattatgaaaacagaatacaTATGCTTCATAAGGCCCTCAGCTCAAAACTAAattgagttaaatacaactcacatgcaGTTAATGTTAAATGCCAATCAGTCTGCTCTTATTTTAACGAGCTCTTTATTCTAAGAATCCATGCTcactataaacaaaaaaaaagcccaaacatACAGTAAAAAAGTTCTTACTGTCCATCCCCAATGTCTAAAGTCCCCAGGGGTATGCAATGTTACCTTATGGCCTAAGAAAATGTCTAGGCAAAAACTAACTctaattcataaataaaacatcttttaaaatgaaactggaggccgggcgtggtggctcatgcctgtaatcctagcactttgggaggccgaggcgggcggattgctcaaggtcaggagttcgaaaccagcctgagcgagaccccgtctctaccaaaaaaaaaaatagaaataaattaattgaccaactaaaaatatatatacaaaaaattagccgggcatggtggcacatgcctgtagtcccagctactcgggaggctgagacagtaggatcgctgagccccggagattgaggttgctgtgagccaggctgacgccacggcactcactctagcctgggcaacaaagtgagactctgtctcaaaaaaaaaaaaaaaaaaaaaaatgaaactggaatCCTACCAAACCTACTGTCTACAATTTGCCTATCTTCCATTTATTATACCTAGTATATCTGATTTCACTACATATATATCTACCATCTACCTCACTGGCTGAATAGCATCCTACTTTATGGATATACCACCTGTAATATACTAAGAAACACATTCAGCatttgtccctggttcctggcaaAAAGCTTAATATCACAAAAATCACATACTTAGAAAATGAAGGATGTGTACAAGATCTCTGATTAACATTAACAAAAACCTGAGCTCAGTTAACTGTATTTAAATGGCAAAAGTTTTGCAAAGtactaaattttattaatatcagaaatacaaatgaaaaccataagataggccgggtgtggtggctcacgcctgtaatcctaacactctgggaggccgaggcgggtggattgtttgagctcaggagttcgagaccagcctgagcaagagcgagactcgtctctactaaaaatagaaagaaattaatgggccaactcaaaatatatagaaaaaattaggggaGCATGAtactgcatgcctgtagtcccagctacttggaggctgaggcaaaaggattgcttgaacccaggagtttgaggttgctgtgagctaggctgacaccatggcactctagctggggtaacagagttgagactgtctcaaaggaaaaaaaaaggtgcaCCTATGCAATTCAAACCcatgttattcaagggtcaacacTACCCAACAATTCAATTTCACTTTCTTGAAATTTTACTTATATtgtaagtaattttattttcccttttctgtaagATCTTTTGTCTCCTCACAGGTCCCCAGCCACTCCAACCCACACACATACTCCCTCATCTACTTGGCTGCTtatttttgagaggaaaaaaatagcatcacCTGTCATCTTTCCATcacaaaatctataaaatatgcaTCCTTGTAAATGTAATCTTCATTCACAGTGATAGAGCTGACCCTCCTCCTACCAAATATCTACGTTTAAAATGCCACTCCACTTTCCTTCATTTCTGGGATCAACCTGTCTCTACTAGATTATTCAACACGTACACAGGCACACTCGTGCACAGACTCCAGGATGCCAGTACTTGACACACGCAATGACCACCCTGAACCCCACATTTATAACCTCTCCACCCACACCAGTGACTCTGCTATGACACTTCAGAAATCTCTTAAAGAGGAACctatttaatattatacatttgcGCTTGCATTGCTCCTTATCCAGGTCATAAGGTACATAAATGACAGGCTAATTAAGTACTCACCACCAAGAATGGACAATACTACACTGCCATGTTTACATTAAGCCATTTTTTTATTGCCTCAAAGTaacaaaatattatgtaaatttccTCTAATATCTaccctcatttttttctccccagacaATATAATTCAATGTGTATCGTTACCAATGTCTATCCTTAATAAATTCAGTGTATTAGATTCTATATTCAATATAGTTTAAAGTACTTTCACCTTCATATACACTCAGAACCGAATACTATATGATTTGTATTTCTCATTTACAGTAGCATATTATATCTCTACCAGACTGTCAGCTCCCAAATGGCTAGGACTTTGTTTGGTTTCAGCAGTGTACTCCCAGTACCTGTCTGCCGATCTTTGATGAATAAATTCTAcagctttctttttccatttaacttTGAGATCTATCCATTTTGATCTATAGAAATCTAGTTCTAAGCCAGCAGAAGGACGGTAGTATTTTGGCTAAATGGCACTGATATGTGTGCTGAAAGGCTTTTTACATGGAAAATACTCACCATTAACTGTACTTCTGAGATACTTAGTACTTCTAATGATTAATGTATTAATCTTAAACCAACAAATTATATGCTTCTTAACAGTTAGATCTTACACAAATATGTAAACTTTATCTAATGTGTAAACTTTAAAGTTCTGCTAAAAACATAAATTACAATCACAAAACCTTAGTTAAATCCACAAGTGCaataaatcagattttaaatacttaacaccttaaataaaaatgatttttaaaagaatttgtgcttccataaaattacaaaaatatacagtgaaaacatcattaaataaatttaaatgcttcattagaaaatattcacttaatgcAAAAAGCCactaaggaagaagaaaggactaaaaaaaacatgagagaaaaaacaaaaagtaaaacagcAGACATAAATCCAACTACATCAAAAGTAACATTAAATTTGAACTGAATAAACAATTCTGAGAATACAGGAATAACAAACTCAGTTTCTCCCACTATATTCTCACAacacacttctgacaccagatgtaGGGGGAGTTTCGCTCCACATAATAAGCAAGCAATCTGTTAGGCAGCACataccagctgggtgtcctctaatttgATTCAATTCTGACACCATCTCCAGGCAGAccgtgtcagatcccacaggttgagagctcagtcccacaagactgccccaaTTCTGATGTCAATCCTACGCCCCAGACtgttttacctgtgcttctgactgaTCAGCTATAAACTGGGGTTCCCTTGACCCCTCCTTGGGTTTGACTAATTGCTAAAGCGGCCCACAGAACTCGGGGGaacactttacttacatttactggtTGATTATAAAGGGTGTTACAGAGGCTGTGGGAAGGGacacagagcttccatgccctctctgggcgtgctaccctccaggaacctccatacATAGGCATGACTGATTAAACCACTGGCCATTGGTATCAACTTAATTTTCAGCTACTCTCCCCCCCACTATCTGTAACCCACTCAACCTCAGAGTTCTCAGGCTCCAGaagcataagaaataaattccttttctttataaattcccaGTGTCAAGTAttgttataaaacaaaagaaaatggactaagaatgAAAATTGGTACCAGGAAAGGGGTGTGGGGCTGACAGTCCCAACTCTCTAAGCTGGCCTTGGCTGTTTAGGTggcagcccccatcctgaagctacccaGGGACTAACAGCCACcagtcaactcattagcatacaagACATTTATCACTTTGGAGATTCCACAGATTTTAGGAGCTGTATGCTAGGAAAAGGTGAGGAAGACTAgacatttatttcacaatatcacaataATCCAAAAGACACAGAATGTCAGTCTGGAATTTAAAAACTATCTGACTATATGCTACTGTCTCCAGGAGACACACCTTAGGtccaaaaatacaaatatgactaaagtaaaatgatgaaaaaaacaTCACACAAATAGCAGCTACAAGAAAGCTGGACTGGCTATACTAATCtcagacaaaataaaaactaacaccaaatatgttaataaagggtcattccacaaagaaaattataaacatatgcaCTGCCAACTGAAATCAAGGTTGTTGAGGTAGACataatttgataagttttttGGAAGCCAAATGTGAATATCAATCCGGGAAGACACACCCATAAAGTATTCTGTAGCCTGATACAAGTTGGAAGGCTTTCATAGCAAAGTtttggggaagagaggaggactCCTCATACAGGCAGGAGTTGTCCTTTTTCATTGGATGGTACAATAACAGAGGTTACAATCATTGGCTACAGATTGCAACATATAGGCTAAAATGTCTGTGTGCAAGACAATCAGTAAAACTTCATCAATTAGAAACGAACCAGCATCCTTTTCAGTGTCAGTAGATTACACATTAATCAACATCAACAATTTGAGGAATTCATACGATTCTTCACTCAGGGATACGATGTTACCACAGATCATAAGACCTCCCCACTCCCCAAGGCAGGTGTGCTTAATTCTAAAGTAAATTGTCTGCTGGGcacggctcacgcctgtaatcctagcactctgggaggccgaggagggaggatcgctgaaggtcaggagtttgaaaccagcctgagcaagagtgaaaccacatctctactataaatagaaattaaatggccaattaatatatatagaaaaaacattagcctGGCT
This Microcebus murinus isolate Inina chromosome 10, M.murinus_Inina_mat1.0, whole genome shotgun sequence DNA region includes the following protein-coding sequences:
- the RESF1 gene encoding retroelement silencing factor 1 isoform X1; protein product: MNWNAEPESAILPSQYPKSQSSFLQQSLINQFTTTSHNSFGSPGNNQEACMYPNNSNPMPQPLLNIQNCPQPIPVSNINNGTAVDSQTSLERITFGNVKGPKQLSHNLQISSGVTQNVWLNSTMRNPVLSHTGAAVSHQADFATNVPNMHAPQSQLVTYNSMRLQMIPSNSLRVPITYRGNQGLNQSFSERKVDWTQQYASNGLSYPDYRPLPKQYCYAPQKLLQDTNIQKRNPMPSTSLHVKNSQLPNSALTLQSKETSAVPSQQYATQLDKRLPRPPPPPYDCRYRSQPLQSAPYVLKHVSVEVPQSQKMHSSEIRTESNRDFQQQWQNSNENVSTIGNFCNVKLNANVKQPFNEPVKSSVDAVQTLNQNNQEKRMDSCNPTSNQVLDTSVTKEKLVRDIKTLVEMKRKFSELARKIKINKNILMAAGCIKMSDTSYNQPAQNSELSLKEQTAKIQSGLQITPVIPEIAGGQSSTITESTETSKTHCALNSNIQEINCRKFNQASSVVLNSVCSEKLPMSAQCHDWKVPTSSKTSTVETTQATLNNTELSSENSVQVELNMPAICETISVPQSASFEEYASKLLNKNRLLLNLLTQGDNIEKKLLKDDSRAIQDSKVDNCEMNLNAQITGNQLTLKTTETSSTSNVIARISDSWDCMEDESSTKGMSDKSNSDYCMELLATCLSLWKKKPSETTQEKQCNESKTNRTAVGISKPADISVKSLCSVVGNSQNKIVNPPQETALSMVVQNYESSGTTITKGTELQIAVVSPLVLSDVKTLSVKGIAPEALPETVYPVIKEGSVCTLQNQLAEDTTVSPTLRVDVNGPVASTTSTKIFPLTHKEKDNESTNGNSQDTPNISQGKYNKSESDIYSLVSDKQTLYKSGDNSVVTSDILQIDNICSLVEGDVSYNSQIAKIFNSLPVKKVEPQKPLSNQEGISNGEQIEQINNITENKDFDFQKDKPALYTDVSAKMTDLSKSEQLPESSSFNNPEANRGALEESNVAHTVEKESTVDNMCSSAAGQQDIYPQEIDVSSTYTAQEPARNEIDDNKTSALYLHDQLSELLREFPYGIEAINRHEGSVGQQMTNQISEDQTGDNASCDSKDSTDQIQITILSSEQMKELFPEQDDQPCVGDKLAEPQKEKPAEVGDQSDPQTPAKGENRDSPIVDSEKDDVRCCALGWLSMMYEGVPQCQCNSTSKEEKGKVQCLPLKTNSNNQGERTSVRDVPIAEFNSLSNNPKTPLTLTDEKNHFPEIQNSNIKDTSETKHNSLVRKEQELTGPFSSKCDKLVSLQNHEKKSLRFHEVTFHSSNKTAFYKQTSQESLQKKHVTQNLRPLKAKTVLSINKDLYKKNGSSVQLVSPEKKNSKFKAGGFKQKFLEKRKLDQGSIRDTEVKKKKHDKQEQNKTVGATFKLCDFLSNPNERASVKEKTESNTKSSDPKASSSKRGRVLTVEEYLQRQKHKEAMSNKASERIHLKNVPCNSEHSRSGKLSVQVGSCEKSNERHNISVHTSKESLNISTSHGKNLKVHHSTESKTCNISRNVKGAVDGKQPDKMWIDKAKLGKKLTNVNNEVQFGQMPLQAKEQKKSYLNRVAFKCTERESICLTKLDNSPKKPNKNKEKTEENKPKTLLPVKDATEKPGMLQFKLCPDVLLKHTNSVEDKKDLKPRPRKEQAPVQVSGIKSTKEDWLRCKSVKKRMLEDTEKIDNNVNSRHCKRSFSVDGLEMLQNPVKDSKAMFQTYKQMYLEKRSRSLGSSPIK
- the RESF1 gene encoding retroelement silencing factor 1 isoform X2 yields the protein MNWNAEPESAILPSQYPKSQSSFLQQSLINQFTTTSHNSFGSPGNNQEACMYPNNSNPMPQPLLNIQNCPQPIPVSNINNGTAVDSQTSLERITFGNVKGPKQLSHNLQISSGVTQNVWLNSTMRNPVLSHTGAAVSHQADFATNVPNMHAPQSQLVTYNSMRLQMIPSNSLRVPITYRGNQGLNQSFSERKVDWTQQYASNGLSYPDYRPLPKQYCYAPQKLLQDTNIQKRNPMPSTSLHVKNSQLPNSALTLQSKETSAVPSQQYATQLDKRLPRPPPPPYDCRYRSQPLQSAPYVLKHVSVEVPQSQKMHSSEIRTESNRDFQQQWQNSNENVSTIGNFCNVKLNANVKQPFNEPVKSSVDAVQTLNQNNQEKRMDSCNPTSNQVLDTSVTKEKLVRDIKTLVEMKRKFSELARKIKINKNILMAAGCIKMSDTSYNQPAQNSELSLKEQTAKIQSGLQITPVIPEIAGGQSSTITESTETSKTHCALNSNIQEINCRKFNQASSVVLNSVCSEKLPMSAQCHDWKVPTSSKTSTVETTQATLNNTELSSENSVQVELNMPAICETISVPQSASFEEYASKLLNKNRLLLNLLTQGDNIEKKLLKDDSRAIQDSKVDNCEMNLNAQITGNQLTLKTTETSSTSNVIARISDSWDCMEDESSTKGMSDKSNSDYCMELLATCLSLWKKKPSETTQEKQCNESKTNRTAVGISKPADISVKSLCSVVGNSQNKIVNPPQETALSMVVQNYESSGTTITKGTELQIAVVSPLVLSDVKTLSVKGIAPEALPETVYPVIKEGSVCTLQNQLAEDTTVSPTLRVDVNGPVASTTSTKIFPLTHKEKDNESTNGNSQDTPNISQGKYNKSESDIYSLVSDKQTLYKSGDNSVVTSDILQIDNICSLVEGDVSYNSQIAKIFNSLPVKKVEPQKPLSNQEGISNGEQIEQINNITENKDFDFQKDKPALYTDVSAKMTDLSKSEQLPESSSFNNPEANRGALEESNVAHTVEKESTVDNMCSSAAGQQDIYPQEIDVSSTYTAQEPARNEIDDNKTSALYLHDQLSELLREFPYGIEAINRHEGSVGQQMTNQISEDQTGDNASCDSKDSTDQIQITILSSEQMKELFPEQDDQPCVGDKLAEPQKEKPAEVGDQSDPQTPAKGENRDSPIVDSEKDDVRCCALGWLSMMYEGVPQCQCNSTSKEEKGKVQCLPLKTNSNNQGERTSVRDVPIAEFNSLSNNPKTPLTLTDEKNHFPEIQNSNIKDTSETKHNSLVRKEQELTGPFSSKCDKLVSLQNHEKKSLRFHEVTFHSSNKTAFYKQTSQESLQKKHVTQNLRPLKAKTVLSINKDLYKKNGSSVQLVSPEKKNSKFKAGGFKQKFLEKRKLDQGSIRDTEVKKKKHDKQEQNKTVGATFKLCDFLSNPNERASVKEKTESNTKSSDPKASSSKRGRVLTVEEYLQRQKHKEAMSNKASERIHLKNVPCNSEHSRSGKLSVQVGSCEKSNERHNISVHTSKESLNISTSHGKNLKVHHSTESKTCNISRNVKGAVDGKQPDKMWIDKAKLGKKLTNVNNEVQFGQMPLQAKEQKKSYLNRVAFKCTERESICLTKLDNSPKKPNKNKEKTEENKPKTLLPVKDATEKPGMLQFKLCPDVLLKHTNSVEDKKDLKPRPRKEQAPVQDNNVNSRHCKRSFSVDGLEMLQNPVKDSKAMFQTYKQMYLEKRSRSLGSSPIK